In Phragmites australis chromosome 18, lpPhrAust1.1, whole genome shotgun sequence, the genomic window TTTAGCCGTAGTTTTCGTGTTGTTTCTAGCcgtttaaaattagtttagccgtactttttggacatattttgggcacatttgagcacatttggggcatatttggacacattttgacACATTTTAGCCATATTTTGATCACGTTTGGGTACATTTGAGCACATTTGGGCTCATTTTAAACATATTTTTGATACATTTTTGCTAAATTTGGGCATATTTTGGacacatttggccatattttggcacattttagacatatttggtcacatttggacacattttagcCATATTTAGGTATATTTTGGGTATACTTTGGGCacattttgagcacattttgggcatatttggataaaatatggccaaatgtgcccaaatatgccAAAATGTACCCGAATGTGctcaaatatgtccaaaatatgaccaaatatgtccaaaatgtgatcaaaatatgtccaaatgtgctaaaaatatgcccaaatataacaaaaatatggctaaatgtgatcaaaatgtgctcaaatgggactaaaatgtggtaaatatgcccaaaatatgctcaaatgtgTCCAAAATATACgaaaaatatgctcaaatataCCCAAAATATACACAAAAGTACAGCTAAACGAATTTTAAACGGCTAGAAACGACGCGAAACTACGACTAAAAAtgacgaaaactatttttctggatttaaacctaatttttctagaattaaaactaattttatatgcaacaaaacatattaaaaaaatttattttaacaaaaaaaatatttttatactttatcaaaattaatctatattttctaaaactattttccaaattaaaacatttattctaacattttttggaataatttttacactagaaaaagctaaaaacatattaagaaatttattcaaatcattttatattttttggattttttttaaacattaaacctatttttcggaataatctattttcatgaattattttttcaGAGGAAAATTGAATTACTGCGCAACACTGATGTCAGCACGCTGACTGGACACGCTGACTAGGACTGCCACGTGGcaaaaccaccgagaaaaaCTACGCCACGGGATAAAAtggacggtattgatagtttgAAAGAGTAAAATAGATAGTTTAAAAATTCAGAGTTATTCGAACAAACGTGATAGTTTGAGAAGTAAAATGTACTTATTCCTATATATATAAGGACCggagttatattttttattgtactaCAATTACAATCATATTCCTTAGATTGTATATCATTAGACAAGTAATTCGTTAGGAGTTACATTCATCTATAATGCAATtacaactcaatttttttatttacgtctGATTGTTACTTCCTGTCTTGTGGATTATAACTCTGCTATATTTTGAATTGTAACTGGTGATAATGCAATAGTAACTAGAGTTGAATTTAGACACATAATATAtttacagtatatatatacacacgcgCACGATAAATAAATATTCAACACGTGTCCTAGGGTCACCGGTCCCAGCCAGTCCTCTTCCGACCCCGAGCAGAAATGCAGAATTTTAATCTATCGAAAAAACAGGAACTCTGATCCTGCTAGCATGTGTCAAATCAGAAAGTGGACCATGATAGCCtttaaatattagttattttCTTCACTTCCCTCTAATTTCACATAAATCGTTGCAGATCGTCTTATACGATTTTATAGCCAATGTTGGTGAGGACGATTTGAGGTTGTGAATCTTACATCTCATTGTGCTCACTCCCTAACGTTCACTAACGAGTCGATATGTCATCTATGATGCAAGCGTTCTCTCCAGTCTCCATTGTCGACCCAATCGATATATTTGGCAGTAGCACCATGGTGGGTGCATGCATTGCTGGCTGTGTTTGTGCTCCTGAACCTCAGTGGACACTGCCGCCGTGGCACCACCCACTATTCTTATAGTGTTTGCTAGGCGTCAAGGTCCATCATCGGTATAATTGGCAGCATAGTGGTCATCATACCCTCACCATCTCCTTAGAATTCAAGTGTTAAGTTTCCTTTTTGAAATCTTTTGATATTGAGTTAATATAATGTGTTAAGGGATTCTTTTTTGAAATCTTTTCTAATACAGAAAGAGATCTGTTGAATCATATATTGTGATATTTTTCATCTTTCTTTGGTTCAACTTTGAGTGGTTAGATTATTCAGTTCATATTTTTCccatattttttatcttcatgTTCTTTACTCAACAGAAAACCATAATCAttagaaaaaaaactataaGTAAAAGACGACAATTACAAACTAAAATGATAATCGTTAGAACCAAAAAAACTATGGAGGAAACGATGAAATATTTAtgttaaacaaaaaaaatgtcTTTTACTCAATCGAATAAGACAATcaccaaaaccaaaaaaatgatgaaaataaTCATCAAAACACGAAAACAAGTGATTTTTGAGattaaaacaataaaacaaataacttcacatatcacatatatgatcaatacaataaaataataaacatgTTGAGGAAAGCACCCCATATATGGTTACTTGATCATTTTACCTATTTTTCTTTGATTACCAAGAGATTGTTTCTCATTACGTAATTAGTTTTCTTATTTAGAGAGAGAATCTCGTATGATGTTATCTCTTTCCTTTATTAGGTGAAGATTATTTTTGATTACATGATTAGTTTTGTTGTTTAGAGAGAAAATCTCATATACTATTATTCGTATGTACTCCATAAATGACATTGTTGTCAAATAAATCAgcgtattttttttagaataggTGTTTTCTGGTTTCTTAATAGACGTTTTTCTATTTAACCTATGTTTTCTAGCTTTCCGGTTTTATAGtatttgtttttctattttgtaataAGGATTTTCTAGTTACGGGATGAAAAATTCTGTTTTTCCCACCTGCAGGCCTCTTTGGTAACTCTGACataaatttttctattttgtaacGTGTATTTTTCTGTTTTATAATATGTGTTTTCATGTTTTATAATGCATGTTTTCCTACTTTTCCTCGCCGTGGGCTCTTGGTTTGGTCTGGCAAATTGGATTTTTCTGGCCGCCAAGGCATGGAATATTAGTTAAGGCGGATCGCGGTAAATAGCGTggcatatatgtgtgtgtgatgTTTGGCATGTGTTGCACGGTGAGTTGGAATTTGCTGGACCATCAATTCAGCCAGCGAGCCCAAAGCATTAGGTCTTCTCGTATCTAGCTAATCCACAGGCATGAATGAAAGGGTCATGCATGTGGGAGCTTTATGTGCCCAGCATGTCAAACAACCTAAGCTACCCATTGGCATTAGGTGCGTCGTCGTGCAGGTGGGGGTCCGTGGGCGCGCCAAGCTGGCTATAAATGAGCGTGTGCGCACTGTGATCTTAGATAACTAGGGCTCTATTATTAAAATCGTCAAACCAAGATGCAGAGGTAGTCATTACTCCTCTCTTAATCTTTCAGCCACTCAGAGCTAGCCAAGCAAGAGGAGGTCTAGGAggagagaagaaatcaagaaacAGTAGCTTGCTGGTGGCTAGCGAGCTCGAGCAGTGGAGCTAGGTCAGGGaggtgatgatgaagaggatggTGATCCTGAGGCGGtgccacccgccgccgccgatgggtCTCGGCgggtgctgcggcggcggcgtgcggTATGGGGAGTGCCGGCGCAACCACGCGGCGAGCATGGGCGGCCACGCGGTGGACGGGTGCCGCGAGTTTCTGGCCGAGGGCGAGGAGGGCACCAGCGGCGCGCTCCGCTGCGCCGCGTGCGGCTGCCACCGCAGCTTCCACCGCCGGGTGGTGCAGcgcttctgctgctgcttctgctgcgACGCCGCCGTGAACGCCGCAGGGGCGGTGGCCGGGCGTTGGGACTGCTCGCCGGAGTCCTCGGCGTCCAGCACCACCGCCAGCTAGAAACAAAGATCGGCCACACATCCGCAGGTCTCAAATGCATGCAACTGATCTTGCATGCGTATGCTTACATGCTATCGCGAATTGTTCCCTGACTCGCTACCTAGTTCATGTCCCGTGCTTAATGAGATTGTTATTGTATTTCTCTTGCAATATTGTAACCCACCCAATCATCACACGCTCCCGGTGCCTGTTGTATGCCTCTTTTTTGCGTGAGATTATTGTGTTTCTATGATTCCTTGCCGAGATCTACAGAAGAAGCTTTGTCCGGCATGTGTGTGTGAGTGATGATCCAGCATCATATCTTCTCGTGCCCCTGCATTCTCCAATTACCTGAATCTGATGTCTCCCAAGTCCCAAGTTACTACCTCCGGTCCATAATAAATGTCATAAAATACGTATCgtaaatctgaaaaaaatgaaataatttaGATTTGTCACACGAGAATGATGCTAATATATAGATTCATCATCAGTTGAACAGCTGTTTCATTTTATGACAGTGTATGGAATTCACCATAAAAAGAACTGTTCCGTAGCAGCGTAGTGAATTCATGTACTGAACAGATTTGATGCATAAATAATGGAGTATCAGATATACGCATTCGATGCATGAACCTTACTAGTTTTGTGCATAAGGACATCACTAGTGTTTAAGTGTCTCAATGAGCTTTAAGATGTACAGTATCTCACATATGCTGGTTTAGTTTAACACCTACTTATAGCTTCAGTGGTGTTGgtaggcggaggaggagagagaataGAATtaatatagaaataatattttattatttaagaTTTGATCTCAAGCTTAAAGATCGGACTTAATAATATAGACATTAATGTTACCTCGTGTAATGTATAAGATCAGGTCTTAACTATAGtaccatattttttttcttacgaCCCTTTTTTGCACACAGTTCCCTAAATGGAGTACAGTAAATCAAAGTGGCCAATCTTAGTGGAGCAGTACTAGGTTGTAGCAGTACAAGATTTAATCCGTTTCACACGTACACACACTAAAGGTATAGCTTTTGTTTCTGTGCTCGCTCGTAAAGTTTTCTGAACCCAATAAATAGGGTGTTTCGATCGAGCTTATTCACGGTGCGGCTTGTGGAcacgaaaatttttattttgacATTTATGTGGGAGGAAAAGTTAGATGGCGCGCGTGTGTACATGTTCTTCGGCCTCATGCATGACTCTTCGAGCCTCTCGACAGGAACATAAAAGAGCAGCACGACAACAATAATGTGGTAACATTAGATCGCTCGGAATTATGCACGTTATAAATGACTGCCCTCTTGTGTGTGCATCCTTCtgctcatttttttcttttttttcttttttctgcaaAGATGATTGGTTATTGGAATAGAAGGACGTACACGTACGAAAGCTGTGAATATTGATTCATCTTTCAGAGTATATTCTTCGGAGTtgccttgcatgcatgcatacacctCTTTTGTACTTTTTGCCAAAACTCgaggcaaaaatctaaaattaggcAATATATATGActgtatttatcgaaataggtaatatatcgtcgtatttacaattttagcattcgtattcgacactttatttaccgaaaattaaCTTTCGATAACCTCAAAAATATCATATTCGGCACCGTACCTCGAAAATATCATATTCGGCACTTCATTCATGCACAACTATTTCACTTGCGCTCCATCTCATTGTCAGAACTCATGTGAAGTGTTTGTGGTTTCCAACAATGTGGATTCACTAGGTGCACCACAACCGGAGAAACTGATGGCAACTATATAAATTTGATCGGAAAGGAAATACCCATCCCTGTACTTTGATTTGAGTACGAGACACgttcttcttttttaaaaaaaaaacggtCAGGAATCAAAGTCGTTTTCTTAAAGGCGTTTTAAGGAAACACCTTAATTACCCCTTATTTAAAGGCATCCTTGCAAAATATCTGATGATGAATAATAAATAGTTATCATATCCGGACATTTCAGTGTTTTTTTAATTCTTGAggtatatatttattttcaaaaaggAGATCTCTAGATAAAACAATACAACATAATTAATCATCCGTGTTaggtcatcagtgccggttagacCAGAATCGGc contains:
- the LOC133899569 gene encoding mini zinc finger protein 4-like, producing MMKRMVILRRCHPPPPMGLGGCCGGGVRYGECRRNHAASMGGHAVDGCREFLAEGEEGTSGALRCAACGCHRSFHRRVVQRFCCCFCCDAAVNAAGAVAGRWDCSPESSASSTTAS